In one Haloplanus salinus genomic region, the following are encoded:
- a CDS encoding methyltransferase domain-containing protein, protein MPAAVGPERVYGLELAGEDDAFAAREAACAATAVESVAPGLATARGVDPDRLRTLAYTHRASRLLGRCDAAIDAARALVDAAAVDRTGTVAVRARDVRGTAGVDTRRAERELGSALVGRGFDVELDHPDHELRACFAGDTCLVGWLVAESVRDYGDRRPTDRPFFQPGSMAPLDARAFVNLAGAEPGATILDPMCGTGGTLIEAGLVGARPVGIDAQRKMVRGARENCRAYLDGDVHALRGDATALPLVDDAVDGVVFDAPYGRQSKIARHTLADLVSGALAEAARVAPRAVVVADRSWVEAAERAGWIVERTFERRVHRSLTRHVHLLAR, encoded by the coding sequence ATGCCGGCGGCGGTCGGACCCGAACGCGTGTACGGTCTCGAACTCGCGGGCGAGGACGACGCGTTCGCGGCCCGGGAGGCGGCGTGTGCGGCGACGGCCGTCGAGTCCGTCGCGCCCGGCCTCGCGACGGCCCGCGGCGTCGACCCCGACCGCCTCCGAACGCTCGCCTACACCCACCGCGCCAGCCGGTTACTCGGGCGGTGTGACGCGGCCATCGACGCCGCGCGGGCGCTCGTCGACGCGGCCGCCGTCGACCGCACGGGTACCGTCGCCGTCCGCGCCCGCGACGTTCGGGGGACGGCGGGCGTCGACACCCGCCGTGCCGAACGCGAACTCGGGTCGGCGCTCGTCGGCCGTGGCTTCGACGTGGAGCTCGACCATCCGGATCACGAACTCCGGGCCTGTTTCGCGGGCGACACCTGCCTCGTGGGCTGGCTGGTCGCAGAGAGCGTCCGCGACTACGGCGACCGCAGGCCGACCGACCGCCCGTTCTTCCAGCCGGGCAGTATGGCGCCGCTCGACGCCCGCGCGTTCGTCAACCTCGCCGGCGCCGAGCCGGGGGCGACGATACTCGATCCGATGTGCGGGACGGGCGGCACCCTGATCGAGGCGGGGCTGGTCGGCGCCCGACCCGTCGGAATCGACGCCCAGCGGAAGATGGTCCGGGGCGCCCGCGAGAACTGTCGGGCGTATCTCGACGGCGACGTTCACGCCCTCCGCGGCGACGCGACGGCGCTTCCGCTCGTCGACGACGCCGTCGACGGCGTCGTCTTCGACGCCCCCTACGGTCGACAGTCGAAGATCGCCCGCCACACGCTCGCGGACCTCGTGTCGGGGGCGCTCGCGGAGGCGGCCCGCGTCGCCCCGCGGGCCGTCGTCGTCGCCGACCGGTCGTGGGTCGAGGCGGCCGAGCGGGCGGGCTGGATCGTCGAACGGACGTTCGAGCGGCGGGTTCACCGCTCGCTCACGCGGCACGTCCACCTGCTGGCGCGTTAG
- the rnz gene encoding ribonuclease Z: MRVTFLGTSGAVPTTQRAPSAVLVNREGERLLFDCGEGTQRQMMRFGTGFDVSHIFVTHLHGDHILGIPGLLQSLDFNDRTDALAIHVPPRSRDDVRSLVHAGGHQPGFPVRVHEVAPGSVAYAAADFEVRTVETDHRTTSMGFTLVEDDRPGRFDRDRAEELGVPVGPKFGRLHEGEAIELDDGRVIEPEQVVGDPRPGRRVVYTGDTRPVDAVVEAATDADLLIHDATFADDERDRARHTGHSTAREAGQVAARAGAERLALTHLSSRYAGKWKRLEREASEAFEGACFVASDGQTVDVPYPE; the protein is encoded by the coding sequence ATGCGCGTGACGTTTCTCGGCACTAGCGGGGCGGTTCCGACGACCCAGCGGGCGCCGAGCGCCGTCCTCGTCAACCGCGAGGGCGAACGCCTTCTGTTCGACTGCGGCGAGGGCACCCAGCGCCAGATGATGCGCTTCGGGACCGGCTTCGACGTCTCCCACATCTTCGTCACGCATCTCCACGGCGATCACATCCTCGGCATCCCCGGGCTGCTCCAGTCGCTCGATTTCAACGACCGCACCGACGCGCTGGCGATTCACGTTCCGCCGCGGTCACGCGACGACGTTCGGAGCCTGGTCCACGCCGGTGGGCACCAGCCCGGCTTCCCCGTCCGGGTTCACGAGGTTGCGCCGGGGTCGGTGGCCTACGCCGCCGCCGACTTCGAAGTGCGGACCGTCGAGACCGACCACCGCACGACGTCGATGGGGTTCACGCTCGTCGAGGACGACCGGCCCGGTCGCTTCGACCGGGACCGCGCCGAGGAACTCGGCGTCCCCGTCGGCCCGAAGTTCGGTCGCCTCCACGAAGGGGAGGCCATCGAACTCGACGACGGCCGGGTGATCGAACCGGAGCAGGTGGTTGGCGACCCCCGGCCCGGTCGACGGGTGGTCTACACCGGCGACACGCGGCCCGTCGACGCCGTGGTCGAGGCGGCGACGGACGCGGACCTTCTGATCCACGACGCGACGTTCGCGGACGACGAACGCGACCGGGCGCGGCACACGGGGCACTCGACCGCGCGCGAGGCTGGGCAGGTGGCCGCCCGCGCGGGCGCCGAGCGACTCGCGCTTACCCACCTCTCCTCGCGCTACGCCGGGAAGTGGAAGCGCCTCGAACGCGAAGCGAGCGAGGCGTTCGAGGGCGCGTGTTTCGTCGCGAGCGACGGGCAGACTGTCGACGTGCCGTATCCGGAGTAG
- a CDS encoding TAXI family TRAP transporter solute-binding subunit, translating into MTEDSTRRRFLRAAGVTGVAALAGCSGGGDGGDGGDGEATATETSMDDGDGMTETETESSGGGTRLSWHAGGTGGTYFPLSNEFKSVVEANTDFTLNVQSTGASVENVGNLASGDADFALIQNDIASFAKNGTGIEAFQGNAIDNLMGVATLYPETITVITLADTGIETLSDLSGTTINTGDLGSGTQVNALQILEAVGITDFNEQNASFSQAADQLRNGDIDAAFVVGGWPVGAIEDLATTNDVNIVPIAGENRQAVKDAASWFADDTIPAGTYTGVDSAVETVAVQAMIATRSGVDESTVETVTAAIFDNVDELTIKTDFISRDSAQDGMSIELHPGAAAYFDA; encoded by the coding sequence ATGACAGAGGATTCTACCCGACGTCGGTTCCTTCGTGCAGCCGGAGTGACTGGTGTGGCCGCACTCGCCGGATGTAGCGGCGGTGGCGACGGCGGCGACGGCGGCGACGGCGAGGCGACTGCGACGGAAACGTCGATGGACGACGGCGACGGGATGACCGAGACGGAGACGGAGTCGTCGGGCGGCGGGACCCGCCTCTCGTGGCACGCCGGCGGCACTGGTGGGACGTATTTCCCGCTCTCCAACGAGTTCAAGTCGGTCGTCGAGGCGAACACGGACTTCACGCTGAACGTCCAGTCGACGGGCGCTAGCGTCGAGAACGTGGGCAACCTCGCCAGCGGCGACGCGGACTTCGCCCTGATTCAGAACGACATCGCGTCCTTCGCGAAAAACGGGACGGGCATCGAGGCGTTCCAGGGGAACGCCATCGACAATCTGATGGGCGTCGCGACGCTCTACCCCGAGACCATCACGGTCATCACGCTCGCGGACACGGGCATCGAGACGCTCTCCGACCTCTCTGGGACGACGATCAACACCGGTGACCTCGGCTCGGGCACGCAGGTCAACGCCCTCCAGATCCTGGAGGCCGTCGGCATCACGGATTTCAACGAGCAGAACGCCTCGTTCTCGCAGGCGGCCGACCAGCTCCGCAACGGCGACATCGACGCCGCGTTCGTCGTCGGCGGCTGGCCCGTCGGCGCCATCGAGGACCTCGCGACGACGAACGACGTCAACATCGTCCCTATCGCGGGCGAGAACCGGCAGGCCGTCAAGGACGCCGCTTCCTGGTTCGCGGACGACACCATCCCCGCGGGCACCTACACCGGCGTCGACAGCGCCGTCGAGACGGTGGCCGTGCAGGCGATGATCGCCACCCGGTCCGGCGTCGACGAGTCCACCGTCGAGACGGTTACGGCGGCCATCTTCGACAACGTCGACGAACTCACTATCAAGACCGACTTCATCAGTCGGGACTCGGCTCAGGACGGCATGTCCATCGAACTCCACCCCGGCGCGGCCGCGTACTTCGACGCGTAA
- a CDS encoding AAA family ATPase has translation MDAPLWTETHAPTLDDLPQASVRNRLDRAVDEPMNLVVQGPPGTGKTAAVRALAERAHEDGTDLVELNVADFFDRTKKEIRQDPRFESFLTGRSRMPKRDMINRVLKESASYAPVSGDYKTIVLDNAEAIREDFQQALRRVMERHHRTTQFVIVTRQPSTLIAPVRSRCFPVPVRAPTADEIEATLADILDAEGVDYDDDGLEFVAGYADGDLRKAILGAQTAAVEADEVTMTTVHETLGDVGYDDELAAVLDAAETGDLTEARTTVRTLLDDEGYDGQSLLVDLLDAARKRYDGETLARLHRLAGEADHDLVTGTDDRLHLTHLLATWAQVDA, from the coding sequence ATGGACGCCCCGCTGTGGACGGAGACGCACGCGCCGACCCTCGACGACCTGCCACAGGCATCGGTCCGGAATCGCCTCGACCGGGCGGTCGACGAGCCGATGAACCTCGTCGTGCAGGGGCCGCCCGGGACCGGCAAGACCGCGGCCGTTCGGGCGCTCGCGGAGCGGGCACACGAGGACGGGACCGACCTCGTCGAACTCAACGTCGCCGACTTCTTCGACCGGACGAAAAAGGAGATTCGACAGGACCCCCGGTTCGAATCGTTTCTCACCGGTCGCTCCCGGATGCCCAAACGCGATATGATCAACCGCGTGCTGAAGGAGTCCGCGAGCTACGCCCCCGTCTCCGGCGACTACAAGACCATCGTCCTCGACAACGCCGAGGCGATCCGCGAGGACTTTCAGCAGGCGCTCCGCCGGGTGATGGAGCGTCACCACCGCACCACGCAGTTCGTGATCGTCACCCGCCAGCCGTCGACGCTCATCGCACCCGTCCGGTCGCGGTGCTTTCCCGTCCCCGTCCGAGCGCCGACGGCCGACGAAATCGAGGCTACCCTCGCGGACATCCTCGACGCCGAGGGCGTCGATTACGACGACGACGGCCTGGAGTTCGTCGCCGGCTACGCCGACGGCGACCTCCGGAAGGCGATCCTCGGCGCCCAGACGGCCGCCGTCGAGGCGGACGAGGTGACGATGACGACGGTCCACGAGACGTTGGGTGACGTGGGCTACGACGACGAACTCGCCGCCGTCCTCGACGCCGCGGAAACGGGCGATCTGACCGAGGCGCGAACGACCGTCCGGACCCTGCTCGACGACGAGGGCTACGACGGCCAGTCGCTCCTCGTCGACCTGTTGGACGCGGCGCGCAAGCGCTACGACGGCGAGACGCTCGCCCGCCTCCACCGCCTCGCCGGCGAGGCGGACCACGATCTGGTGACCGGCACGGACGACCGCCTTCACCTCACACACCTGCTGGCGACGTGGGCGCAGGTGGACGCATGA
- a CDS encoding DUF7473 family protein produces MDSVSLQTGVGQAPPLAVAGTVALLALFLSLTAHLAARNVLGDVPIRNGFLVGPLPAAIAVVAAALELPSLPAVAVALAVDTLVIHYVYDLDRRLTAGVTLIHAVVSIILGAIVFSLYVLVRSAPG; encoded by the coding sequence ATGGACTCCGTCTCCCTGCAGACCGGCGTTGGACAAGCCCCGCCCCTCGCCGTCGCCGGCACCGTCGCGTTGCTCGCCCTGTTTCTCTCGCTCACTGCCCACCTGGCCGCCCGGAACGTCCTCGGCGACGTGCCGATCCGCAACGGCTTCCTCGTCGGACCGCTCCCCGCCGCCATCGCCGTCGTCGCCGCGGCGCTCGAACTTCCCTCGCTTCCCGCCGTCGCCGTCGCCCTAGCCGTCGATACGTTGGTGATCCACTACGTCTACGACCTCGACCGGCGACTCACGGCCGGCGTCACGCTCATCCACGCCGTCGTCAGCATCATCCTCGGTGCCATCGTCTTCAGCCTCTACGTCCTCGTCCGCTCGGCGCCGGGCTAA
- a CDS encoding TATA-box-binding protein produces the protein MTDPKETINIENVVASTGIGQELDLQSVAMDLEGADYDPEQFPGLVYRTQNPKSAALIFRSGKIVCTGAKSTADVHESLHIVFDKLRDLKISVDDDPEIVVQNIVTSADLGKNLNLNAIAIGLGLENIEYEPEQFPGLVYRLDDPDVVALLFGSGKLVITGGKQPEDAEEAVDVIVSRLEELGLLG, from the coding sequence ATGACCGATCCCAAGGAGACGATCAACATCGAAAACGTGGTGGCTTCTACCGGAATCGGACAGGAACTCGACCTCCAGAGCGTCGCGATGGATCTCGAAGGGGCGGACTACGATCCCGAGCAGTTCCCGGGACTCGTCTACCGGACGCAGAACCCCAAATCGGCGGCCTTGATCTTCCGCTCGGGTAAGATCGTCTGCACCGGCGCGAAGTCGACGGCCGACGTACACGAGAGCCTGCACATCGTCTTCGACAAACTCCGCGACCTCAAGATCAGCGTCGACGACGACCCGGAGATCGTCGTCCAGAACATCGTCACGAGCGCCGACCTGGGGAAGAACCTCAATCTGAACGCCATCGCCATCGGCCTCGGACTCGAAAACATCGAGTACGAACCCGAGCAGTTCCCAGGGCTCGTCTACCGCCTCGACGACCCCGACGTGGTCGCGCTCCTGTTCGGCTCCGGCAAACTCGTGATCACGGGCGGGAAACAGCCCGAGGACGCCGAGGAAGCCGTCGACGTGATCGTCTCCCGACTCGAAGAGCTCGGCCTCCTCGGGTAG
- a CDS encoding DUF1850 domain-containing protein: protein MKRRYVAAAAFVVLVAALGSAAAVPDRQVLVVSDVETGETYLETPVDNGTVVALEYTHSVEKTRVYEAYTVRGDHLEMTHMEFESYGWGLPSRANVTRKNGTFIYDPPGSYERLTVAPGRIAGHRLHVGDETHDLVALSNGRSVTLSIHRQSAFALPLYGVDR, encoded by the coding sequence ATGAAGCGCCGATACGTCGCCGCCGCCGCGTTCGTCGTCCTCGTCGCGGCCCTCGGGAGCGCCGCGGCCGTCCCCGACCGACAGGTGCTCGTCGTCAGCGACGTGGAGACGGGCGAGACGTATCTCGAAACCCCCGTCGACAACGGCACCGTCGTAGCGCTCGAATACACCCACAGCGTCGAGAAAACCCGTGTCTACGAGGCCTACACCGTCCGCGGCGATCATCTGGAGATGACTCACATGGAGTTCGAATCGTACGGCTGGGGGTTGCCGAGCCGTGCGAACGTCACTCGGAAGAACGGGACATTTATCTACGATCCACCGGGGAGTTACGAGCGATTGACGGTCGCGCCCGGACGGATCGCCGGTCATCGACTTCACGTCGGCGACGAGACGCACGATCTGGTTGCGCTCTCGAACGGTCGGTCGGTGACGCTCTCGATCCACCGCCAGTCCGCGTTCGCGTTGCCGCTCTACGGAGTCGATAGATGA
- a CDS encoding protein sorting system archaetidylserine decarboxylase, which yields MIGPSFSLAPGARRFALPPLLVAIPLAVAAPPLGALALALGGFVIWFFRDPERTPPPNGVVAPADGRVSVVREEDGRIRVGVFMNVTDVHVLRAPTDGAVETVTHRPGAHRPAFTKESERNERVDVTLDTHDVSMIAGWFARRIYPYLADGDAVSRGDRIGHIAFGSRADVLLPPAYDRADLLVEEGNAVRAGETVLALRS from the coding sequence ATGATCGGGCCTTCGTTCTCGCTCGCTCCCGGCGCCCGTCGGTTCGCCCTGCCACCCCTTCTGGTCGCCATCCCGCTCGCCGTCGCGGCCCCGCCGCTCGGTGCCCTCGCGCTCGCCCTCGGGGGCTTCGTGATCTGGTTCTTCCGTGACCCCGAGCGCACCCCGCCGCCGAACGGCGTCGTCGCCCCCGCCGACGGCCGCGTCTCCGTCGTCCGCGAGGAGGACGGCCGGATTCGGGTCGGCGTGTTCATGAACGTCACCGACGTCCACGTCCTCCGTGCCCCGACGGACGGCGCCGTCGAGACGGTGACCCACCGCCCGGGCGCCCACCGCCCGGCCTTTACCAAGGAGTCAGAGCGCAACGAACGGGTGGACGTGACCCTCGACACCCACGACGTGTCGATGATCGCCGGCTGGTTCGCGCGGCGCATCTACCCGTACCTCGCCGACGGCGACGCGGTGTCCCGCGGCGACCGGATCGGTCACATCGCCTTCGGGAGCCGCGCCGACGTGCTCCTGCCGCCCGCTTACGACCGCGCCGACCTCCTCGTCGAGGAAGGTAACGCCGTCCGCGCCGGGGAGACGGTTCTGGCGCTTCGCTCGTAG
- a CDS encoding DUF460 domain-containing protein: MNARTSALDALVFGVDVQSGDVRGDAPSYAVVAYDGENVDRDVVSFRKLRRLVEREEPALLATDNVYELATDRDDLVRFLRWLPDGTRLVQVTGAERPEPLSRVASRHGVPYGKKPMKEAEAAARLAAANVGHEVTAFTDTTTVKVSRGRSTGKGGWSQDRYTRRIHGNVKSRAREVESALDEANLDYEREVTEKYGGYANAVFTVEASPDDLPVSRERAGDTRIEIERERRDGIEFEPLVKRRDRVLVGIDPGTTTAAAVVSLDGEVLDVFSTRTADTAGVIEWLVERGRPVVVAADVEPMPETVEKFRRSFDAAAWEPDTDLPVDEKLHRTREHTYDNDHERDAMAAALFAFDAFEDQFERITRKVPAGFDRGEVIDRVVSGDASVEAVLRDLRDDDEGDDEESTHEPRELSPEERRIKRLERQVDRLESKVHDLESTVAEKDERIAEYEEELSEARREERREARERREVNRLQRETERLERERDQEHERAEELASKLERLKTLWKLDHSNFADVSKGRDLVPVKVIEQFTRDAIDAADEAYGLAAGDVLYLRDASGAGRSTAQRLVEVDPRVVLRDGNLSDVADETLFEADVPVAPADDVTVQEVDELAVARESEVAAAIEDWERRAEERSRERKSEMVDQIISEHRAESGD, from the coding sequence GTGAACGCCCGGACGAGTGCGCTCGACGCGCTGGTGTTCGGCGTCGACGTACAGAGCGGCGACGTACGCGGGGACGCACCCTCCTACGCGGTGGTCGCCTACGACGGCGAGAACGTCGACCGGGACGTGGTGTCCTTTCGCAAACTCCGGCGACTGGTCGAACGCGAGGAACCGGCGCTGCTCGCCACGGACAACGTCTACGAACTCGCGACGGACCGCGACGACCTCGTTCGTTTCCTGCGGTGGCTCCCCGACGGGACCCGACTCGTACAGGTGACCGGCGCCGAGCGCCCGGAACCCCTCTCGCGGGTCGCCTCCAGACACGGCGTCCCCTACGGCAAGAAGCCGATGAAGGAAGCCGAGGCCGCCGCCCGCCTCGCCGCCGCGAACGTCGGCCACGAGGTGACGGCCTTCACCGACACGACGACGGTGAAGGTGTCGCGGGGCCGGTCGACGGGCAAGGGAGGGTGGAGCCAGGACCGCTACACCCGACGCATCCACGGCAACGTCAAATCCCGCGCCCGCGAGGTGGAGTCAGCACTCGACGAGGCGAACCTCGACTACGAGCGCGAGGTGACGGAGAAGTACGGCGGCTACGCCAACGCCGTCTTCACCGTCGAGGCGTCGCCCGACGACCTCCCGGTCTCCCGCGAGCGTGCCGGCGACACGCGGATCGAAATCGAGCGCGAGCGCCGCGACGGCATCGAGTTCGAACCGCTGGTGAAACGACGGGACCGCGTGCTCGTCGGCATCGATCCCGGAACGACGACGGCGGCGGCCGTCGTCTCCCTCGACGGCGAGGTGCTCGACGTGTTCTCCACCCGGACGGCGGACACGGCGGGGGTCATCGAGTGGCTGGTCGAGCGCGGCCGCCCCGTCGTCGTCGCCGCGGACGTCGAACCGATGCCCGAGACGGTCGAGAAGTTCCGCCGGAGCTTCGACGCCGCGGCCTGGGAACCCGACACCGACCTCCCGGTCGACGAGAAACTCCACCGCACCCGCGAGCACACCTACGACAACGACCACGAACGCGACGCGATGGCGGCCGCGCTGTTCGCGTTCGACGCCTTCGAGGACCAGTTCGAGCGTATCACCCGGAAGGTGCCGGCGGGGTTCGACCGCGGCGAGGTGATCGACCGCGTCGTCTCCGGCGACGCCTCCGTCGAGGCCGTCCTCCGTGACCTGCGCGACGACGACGAGGGGGACGACGAGGAGTCGACCCACGAGCCCCGCGAACTCTCGCCCGAGGAACGCCGGATCAAGCGTCTCGAACGGCAGGTCGACCGGCTGGAGTCGAAAGTCCACGACCTCGAATCGACGGTGGCCGAGAAGGACGAGCGCATCGCGGAGTACGAGGAGGAGCTCTCGGAGGCCCGCCGCGAGGAGCGTCGCGAGGCACGCGAGCGCCGCGAGGTGAACCGCCTCCAGCGGGAGACCGAGCGGCTGGAGCGGGAGCGCGATCAGGAGCACGAACGCGCCGAGGAGTTGGCGTCGAAGCTAGAGCGACTGAAGACGCTCTGGAAACTCGATCACTCGAACTTCGCGGACGTCTCGAAGGGGCGTGACCTCGTCCCGGTGAAGGTGATCGAGCAGTTCACGCGGGACGCCATCGACGCCGCCGACGAGGCCTACGGGCTGGCGGCGGGCGACGTGCTCTACCTCCGGGACGCCAGCGGCGCCGGGCGGTCGACGGCGCAGCGACTCGTCGAGGTCGACCCGCGAGTCGTCCTTCGGGACGGCAACCTCTCCGACGTCGCCGACGAGACCCTGTTCGAGGCCGACGTGCCCGTCGCACCCGCCGACGACGTGACCGTTCAGGAGGTCGACGAGCTCGCCGTCGCCCGCGAGAGCGAGGTTGCGGCCGCCATCGAGGACTGGGAGCGCCGCGCCGAGGAGCGCTCCCGCGAACGGAAGTCGGAGATGGTGGATCAGATCATCAGCGAACACCGGGCCGAGAGCGGCGACTGA
- a CDS encoding TRAP transporter permease, which translates to MTDEPSPDETTDEPDPEETEALIQEIERKRSLTGWAVVAVATIGIAFSVFQMWLAAKGFVLSLAVPGLGEVEFVALQLLQINAIHVAFGLVLTFLLYPSSTGDGPISSRCIALGAALDARLGPDHPLSRVVHAGGGALRWVFVDPDMDRVTPFDLTLIPIAVLSAAYFMTDFDEIQRMRALGLESGRPIQGVFTFLEPIAGALGPVADTSYAMVLGVLGVLLVLEATRRAISLYLMLIVAAFVVYARFGVLIPQNAAYVGVLSIPELSWPSIIQNLWYNTENGVFGIPVTVSVQFIYIFILFGAFLEMSGAGQWFIDLAYASTGTRRGGPAKASILASGFMGTISGSSIANTVTTGAFTIPLMKKSGYRPEFAGGVEASASSGGQILPPVMGAAAFLIVQYTATPFADVIVAAAIPAIVFFFGVWVMVHFEASKLGIGGLDPADLVDVRSHLRSGWFYLVPIGLLLYYLIVERLSVARSAWFTLVAIGALIALVAAYSDETRGRLGALFVGLFAATLGAQYAAGTSILGALLGTGPGGQSLAAAFAATVGQLGGISIVAGVLTLATHPFVEAPLLEFDDAVDRAAETNADALGRPRLADNGLHRLIVFLGKSMEGGARTAVPVVIAVAAAGIIPGVISVTGLGPNLVALIEAVAGGSLVLLLLVTAVSSILLGMGMPTTVTYIILVSLLAPALTAFGVPELAAHLFILYFGVIADITPPVAVAAYAASGVAKSDAFQTGIEAFSLSLNKAIVPFAFILSPGLVLLRREPNAAELEVGGKYRVLGTADLLDLGYAVPEVLIPVIGIFLGVVALAATVIGFVYTPVSRLERAAFALSSLLLMAPGLGVRGVLDVLGLVGIGSGGGGEVALGLELALRGVGLALFVALLLGNRGQGASGFFSTDTGADADADAETV; encoded by the coding sequence ATGACCGACGAACCATCCCCCGACGAGACGACCGACGAACCGGACCCGGAGGAGACCGAGGCGCTCATCCAGGAGATCGAGCGCAAACGCTCGCTGACCGGCTGGGCGGTCGTCGCCGTGGCCACCATCGGCATCGCCTTCTCCGTCTTCCAGATGTGGCTCGCCGCGAAGGGCTTCGTCCTCTCGCTCGCCGTCCCCGGCCTCGGCGAGGTGGAGTTCGTCGCCCTGCAACTGCTCCAGATCAACGCCATCCACGTCGCTTTCGGCCTCGTGCTCACCTTCCTGCTCTACCCGTCGAGCACCGGCGACGGACCGATCTCGTCCCGCTGTATCGCACTCGGTGCGGCGCTCGACGCCCGTCTCGGTCCCGATCACCCGCTCTCGCGGGTCGTCCACGCCGGCGGCGGCGCGCTCCGGTGGGTCTTCGTCGACCCCGACATGGACCGCGTGACGCCGTTCGATCTGACGCTGATCCCCATCGCGGTGCTCTCCGCGGCCTACTTCATGACCGACTTCGACGAAATCCAGCGCATGCGCGCGCTGGGACTGGAGTCCGGCCGCCCTATCCAGGGCGTGTTCACGTTTCTCGAACCGATCGCCGGCGCCCTCGGCCCCGTCGCCGACACCTCCTACGCGATGGTGCTCGGCGTCCTCGGCGTCCTTCTCGTGCTCGAAGCGACCCGCCGGGCGATCAGCCTCTATCTCATGCTCATCGTCGCCGCCTTCGTCGTCTACGCCCGCTTCGGCGTCCTCATCCCGCAGAACGCCGCCTACGTGGGCGTGCTCTCCATCCCCGAGCTCTCGTGGCCCTCGATCATCCAGAACCTCTGGTACAACACGGAGAACGGCGTCTTCGGCATTCCCGTCACCGTCTCCGTGCAGTTCATCTACATCTTCATCCTCTTCGGCGCCTTCCTCGAGATGTCCGGCGCCGGGCAGTGGTTCATCGACCTCGCGTACGCGTCGACGGGCACCCGCCGTGGCGGCCCGGCCAAGGCCTCCATCCTCGCCTCCGGCTTCATGGGAACCATCTCCGGCTCCTCGATCGCGAACACGGTGACGACGGGCGCGTTCACCATCCCGCTGATGAAGAAGTCGGGCTATCGCCCCGAGTTCGCGGGCGGCGTCGAGGCCTCCGCGTCGTCTGGGGGACAGATCCTCCCACCCGTCATGGGGGCGGCCGCCTTCCTGATCGTCCAGTACACCGCGACGCCCTTCGCGGACGTCATCGTCGCCGCCGCCATCCCCGCCATCGTCTTCTTTTTCGGCGTCTGGGTGATGGTCCACTTCGAAGCCTCGAAACTCGGCATCGGCGGCCTCGATCCCGCCGACCTCGTCGACGTCCGGTCGCATCTCCGGAGCGGCTGGTTCTACCTCGTCCCCATCGGCCTCCTGCTGTACTACCTCATCGTCGAGCGGCTGTCGGTCGCGCGGTCGGCGTGGTTCACGCTCGTCGCCATCGGCGCCCTCATCGCGCTCGTCGCGGCCTACAGCGACGAGACGCGGGGGCGACTCGGCGCGCTCTTCGTCGGCCTGTTCGCGGCGACGCTCGGCGCCCAGTACGCCGCCGGCACCAGCATCCTCGGGGCGCTCCTCGGCACCGGCCCCGGCGGCCAGTCGCTGGCGGCGGCGTTCGCGGCCACCGTCGGCCAGCTCGGCGGCATCAGCATCGTCGCGGGCGTGCTCACCCTCGCCACGCACCCGTTCGTCGAGGCGCCACTTCTGGAGTTCGACGACGCGGTGGATCGGGCCGCCGAGACCAACGCCGACGCCCTCGGCCGGCCACGCCTCGCGGACAACGGCCTCCACCGGCTGATCGTCTTCCTCGGGAAGTCCATGGAGGGCGGCGCGCGGACGGCCGTGCCGGTCGTCATCGCCGTCGCCGCCGCGGGCATCATCCCCGGCGTCATCAGCGTCACCGGGCTCGGCCCGAACCTCGTTGCGCTCATTGAGGCCGTCGCCGGCGGGTCGCTCGTGCTTCTCCTCCTCGTCACCGCCGTCTCCTCCATCCTGCTCGGGATGGGGATGCCGACGACGGTGACGTATATCATCCTCGTCTCCCTGCTCGCGCCGGCGCTGACCGCCTTCGGCGTGCCCGAACTCGCGGCGCACCTCTTTATCCTCTATTTCGGCGTCATCGCGGACATCACGCCGCCGGTGGCCGTGGCGGCGTACGCCGCCTCCGGCGTCGCGAAATCCGACGCCTTCCAGACCGGCATCGAGGCCTTCTCGCTGTCCTTGAACAAGGCCATCGTTCCCTTCGCGTTCATCCTCTCACCGGGGCTCGTCCTCCTGCGCCGTGAGCCGAACGCCGCGGAACTGGAGGTGGGAGGGAAGTATCGCGTGCTCGGGACCGCCGACCTGCTGGACCTGGGCTACGCCGTGCCCGAAGTGTTGATCCCCGTGATCGGCATCTTCCTCGGCGTCGTCGCGCTGGCGGCGACGGTCATCGGGTTCGTCTACACGCCAGTCTCGCGGCTCGAACGCGCCGCCTTCGCGCTCAGTTCGCTCCTCCTGATGGCCCCCGGATTGGGCGTCCGGGGCGTCCTCGACGTGCTCGGCCTCGTCGGCATCGGCAGCGGTGGCGGCGGCGAGGTGGCGCTCGGTCTCGAACTCGCGCTCCGGGGTGTCGGCCTCGCGCTCTTCGTCGCGCTCCTCCTCGGCAACCGCGGCCAGGGCGCCTCCGGCTTCTTCAGCACCGACACTGGGGCCGACGCCGACGCCGACGCGGAGACCGTCTAA